The following proteins are encoded in a genomic region of Desulfosoma sp.:
- a CDS encoding molybdopterin-dependent oxidoreductase — MAQEWFRTHCARFDHGGCGLKVLVQDGRLHKVLPDPDDPFSHGWHCRKGLSAKDRLESPLRLTKPLRRNGPRGSGLWETISWDQALDLLAQHFSHALQRMGPESLAFAQGAPKGPEFFLLLRLANLLRCPNMAGSQHVCHMPREQMALVTCGFFPVADLDGPSRCVLLWGSNPPATNEEGVLGGHLHACLKQGARLVVVDPLRTSLAEKADIWLQIRPGTDDLLAMGFLHVIVEEGLYDREFVEKWTVGFEDLREAIKPYTPQRVAAGCWVPAEKIIAAARLYAQSRPACLQWGNAVEQTPKSADTCRALVHLMAVTGNLEEPGGNIRAEMPRLMPLKDMIALDDFPDRPKKLLNHYHRIIPRLISVPSWMVVRSILNQSPYPIRCLYVQGTNPLLSYMEAPSVKKALESLDFLAVADQVMTPTAALADLVLPVALPMEYDDIGHYGLPHGFITARPKLVDPPEECRSDLWIITEWAKRIGFGDRFWAKESDILDAILAPSGLSYREFCEKGVLFGPRLFRSYEARGFKTPSGKVELRSNLLEKWGFRPLPAAEDPAALSNDFPLLLTSRKPKHFFHSAYRHLETLRNRHPEPTVWIPHATASQLGISEGQQVFIETMHGRITQRAHLTDALQHPVVLADFGWWFPEKTDDPMRGWDTANLNMVTGVDRTDPIMATPWVRALPCRLVPV, encoded by the coding sequence ATGGCTCAGGAATGGTTTCGAACCCATTGTGCCCGCTTCGACCACGGGGGCTGCGGCCTCAAAGTTTTGGTGCAAGACGGCCGCCTTCACAAAGTGCTCCCCGACCCCGACGATCCTTTCAGCCACGGTTGGCACTGCCGAAAAGGGCTTTCGGCAAAGGACCGTCTGGAAAGCCCGCTACGGCTCACAAAACCGCTTCGCCGAAACGGGCCTCGAGGTTCCGGCCTTTGGGAAACCATTTCTTGGGACCAGGCCCTGGATCTTCTGGCACAGCATTTTTCCCACGCCCTCCAGAGGATGGGTCCGGAAAGTCTCGCTTTCGCTCAAGGAGCTCCCAAAGGACCGGAATTCTTCCTGCTTCTTCGTTTGGCCAACCTTCTTCGATGTCCCAACATGGCGGGAAGCCAGCACGTGTGCCACATGCCTCGGGAACAAATGGCCTTGGTGACTTGCGGCTTTTTTCCGGTAGCCGACCTGGACGGTCCGTCCCGTTGTGTTTTGCTTTGGGGAAGCAATCCGCCGGCCACCAACGAGGAAGGGGTGTTGGGAGGCCACCTGCATGCCTGCTTGAAACAGGGGGCTCGGTTGGTGGTCGTGGATCCGTTACGAACATCCCTTGCGGAAAAAGCCGATATCTGGCTTCAGATTCGCCCGGGAACCGATGATCTTTTAGCCATGGGCTTTTTGCACGTGATCGTGGAAGAAGGTCTTTATGATCGAGAATTTGTGGAAAAATGGACCGTAGGCTTTGAAGACCTTCGAGAAGCCATCAAGCCTTACACACCCCAACGGGTTGCGGCGGGATGTTGGGTCCCTGCGGAAAAGATCATCGCGGCGGCTCGACTTTACGCCCAGAGTCGGCCAGCCTGCCTTCAGTGGGGCAACGCCGTGGAACAGACTCCCAAAAGCGCCGACACGTGCCGAGCTCTGGTCCATCTCATGGCCGTCACCGGTAACCTTGAGGAACCAGGCGGGAACATTCGTGCGGAAATGCCGCGGCTCATGCCCCTGAAGGACATGATCGCTCTGGATGATTTTCCAGATCGACCAAAGAAACTTCTGAACCACTACCACCGCATCATTCCGCGCCTTATTTCCGTGCCCAGCTGGATGGTGGTACGCTCCATTCTAAACCAATCCCCCTACCCCATTCGCTGTCTATATGTGCAGGGGACAAACCCTCTGCTCAGTTACATGGAAGCCCCAAGCGTCAAAAAGGCTCTAGAATCTTTGGATTTTCTTGCCGTAGCCGATCAGGTGATGACGCCCACGGCCGCCCTGGCGGATCTTGTGCTCCCCGTGGCCTTGCCCATGGAATACGATGACATCGGCCATTATGGCCTGCCTCACGGTTTTATTACGGCACGGCCCAAATTGGTGGATCCTCCCGAAGAGTGCCGTTCCGATCTATGGATCATTACCGAATGGGCTAAGAGGATAGGTTTTGGGGATCGTTTCTGGGCGAAAGAATCAGACATTTTGGATGCCATTCTGGCCCCTTCCGGGCTGTCGTATCGAGAATTTTGCGAAAAAGGCGTCTTGTTCGGCCCCAGACTTTTCCGTAGCTACGAAGCCAGAGGTTTCAAGACGCCTTCGGGCAAGGTGGAATTACGTTCGAATCTTTTAGAAAAATGGGGATTTCGGCCTCTTCCCGCCGCTGAAGATCCTGCGGCTTTGTCCAATGATTTTCCTTTGCTTTTGACAAGCCGAAAGCCCAAGCATTTCTTTCATTCGGCCTATCGACACTTGGAAACTCTAAGAAATCGTCACCCTGAACCCACTGTGTGGATTCCTCACGCCACGGCCTCGCAGCTTGGCATCTCGGAAGGACAACAAGTGTTCATTGAAACCATGCACGGGCGCATTACGCAACGGGCCCATCTCACGGACGCCTTGCAACACCCAGTGGTGTTAGCGGATTTTGGATGGTGGTTTCCGGAAAAGACCGACGATCCCATGCGCGGGTGGGACACGGCGAATCTTAATATGGTGACGGGGGTGGATCGAACAGATCCCATCATGGCCACCCCCTGGGTACGGGCTTTGCCGTGTCGCCTTGTGCCCGTTTGA